The Oscillatoria acuminata PCC 6304 genomic interval GAAGAGATTGGGAAATCAACCGCTAGAACCTCTAGCAATAAATTGATTCTCGATTTCTTCGTCCTCAAATTATTCATAAAATTTAGATAAAAATCACGCAAGTATGCGAAGAATTGATGCATTAGGAATTGGCTTGGGTGTTTTCCTGGCTGGAGGTTTAGCCTATCTGGGATTCCAGGGAGCCGGATTTGATAGTATTACTGCCGGAATTTGGAGTCAAGTTTTATTAGTTGGCGGGTTAGTGGGATGGTTGCTTACCTATTTATTCCGCGCCGTCAACGGAGATATGACCTATCATCAGCAGGTTGAAGATTATAAAACGGCGGTTCTGCAAAAGCGCTTAGAAGAATTGACGCCGGAAGAATTGGCTAAAATTCAATCCGAAATTGAAGCGGAGAATGAGGCGGAGAAACTGAAGGCGCAGGAATAAGGGAAACGGCTGGACCCTTGAAGGTGACCTCCAGATAGGATTTGATAAATTAACAGCCCGGGCAGATGATACGCTAGTTAATCTATCCAAGCTAGGTAAGTTATAAAATGACATCGGTTTCCCAGTGCTTTGCGTCCCTGCGCGATCGCCAGCAGTGTGCTTTGATCCCGTTTATCACCGCAGGGGATCCAGATTTGCAGACCACCGCTAAAGCCTTGCAACTGTTAGATAGCAAGGGTGCGGATTTAATTGAATTAGGGGTTCCTTACTCAGACCCCCTGGCGGATGGACCCGTGATTCAAGCAGCAGCAACTCGTGCACTGCAACGGGGTACGCGCTTGGAAGCTGTCTTAGAAACCGTCAAAGCTGTAACGCCAACTTTGCACTCGCCCATCATTTTGTTCACCTACTACAACCCGATTCTCAAACAGGGTGTGGACAACTTCCTCAAAAATGCTGCCGATGCCGGAGTGCGAGGTTTAGTCGTCCCGGATTTGCCCCTAGAAGAGTCAGAGGACATCCTCAAAAAAGCCGATGACCGGGGGATTGAGGTGGTGTTGTTAGTCGCCCCCACGAGTCCAAAAGCCCGCATTGAGGCGATCGCCCGTCAGTCCAGAGGATTTATTTACCTCGTCAGCGTTACCGGCGTTACCGGAATGCGGTCCCAAGTCCAATCTCGCGTCGAAGATATTCTCGCCGAAATGCGCCAAATCACCGATAAACCCATTGGAGTCGGATTTGGCATCTCCTCCCCAGAAATGGCGCGCCAGGTAAAAGACTGGGGTGCAGATGCCGCCATTGTCGGAAGTGCTTTTGTCAAACGATTAGCCGAAGGCACCCCAGAAGAAGGATTAGCCTCAATTGGTGAATTTTGCCAGAGTTTGAAAGAGGCGATCGGCTAAAAAAATCTCCTGTAACAACACCCTCCGGTCCCCTCCCCTTAGCAAGGAGAGGGTTAGGGTGGGGTCCTCTTCGCAACTCGCCAAACCCCCATGAATAATACGGAATCCAGTCGATAAAAACCCACACCCTAAAGGGTGGAGGCTCACAGGACGAAGCCTGCCTACGCAGGCTGAAGAGTATTGTTAAATCTTTGACAACCGGATTTGGTAGAACAACACCCTCCGGTCCCCTCATTCCATTGACGGTGTTTCTTGTAGGGGCGCAATGCGCAGGCCCCTGGGGCGTATGCAATACGCCCCTACAAGAAACAGGGATGAGGCTCGATTCCATTGACGCATAAAGAGGGCGTATGCAATACGCCCCTACAAGAAACAGGGATGAGGCTCGATTCAATTTACCACCTTGACAGGGCTAGGGTTCAAACCCCCTCCAGTTAGGGGATTGCAAAATATAAATCATCCAACAAAGGAAGGTATGTGTAGGGGCTACTCCGTTGAGCTACGAACGAACGTTTTGGAGGTTTTATTTTTTGGAGTTCCCTTATTACTAACGCTGGAAGATGTCAGCTTTAACTAACTTTTACCAAATCTACTCCCTGAACCCTCGCTCCAACCCCGAGAATTAGGCTAGAGTGGGAGAAAATAGGCTACCCCAATCTCGGGAGATGCTTATTGCTAAGATTTAATCTAGGGGCTGCTGTTGCCAGCCTCAAAAATTGTGTGCCATCTGGGGATGAGTTGTATCGC includes:
- a CDS encoding DUF3007 family protein, translating into MRRIDALGIGLGVFLAGGLAYLGFQGAGFDSITAGIWSQVLLVGGLVGWLLTYLFRAVNGDMTYHQQVEDYKTAVLQKRLEELTPEELAKIQSEIEAENEAEKLKAQE
- the trpA gene encoding tryptophan synthase subunit alpha — its product is MTSVSQCFASLRDRQQCALIPFITAGDPDLQTTAKALQLLDSKGADLIELGVPYSDPLADGPVIQAAATRALQRGTRLEAVLETVKAVTPTLHSPIILFTYYNPILKQGVDNFLKNAADAGVRGLVVPDLPLEESEDILKKADDRGIEVVLLVAPTSPKARIEAIARQSRGFIYLVSVTGVTGMRSQVQSRVEDILAEMRQITDKPIGVGFGISSPEMARQVKDWGADAAIVGSAFVKRLAEGTPEEGLASIGEFCQSLKEAIG